From Ipomoea triloba cultivar NCNSP0323 chromosome 5, ASM357664v1, the proteins below share one genomic window:
- the LOC116018741 gene encoding kinase-interacting protein 1 encodes MLQRAASNAYSWWWASHIRTKQSKWLEESLQDMEEKVFHMVKLISEDGDSFAKRAEMYYKRRPELINFIEESYRAFRSLAERYDKLSKDLQSANHTLATLCPEQFQMEMDEDEEFGSPKARRNFRPVQRPGTNIPKAPAKKLKVVITTAAVSNKLQPKKPETPEIVKKTTPKSGLTMNQATEEIDKLQKEILKLQTSKEFVKNSFQSGQARYKGMENQIDEMQQRVCKLQDEFGVSKAIEDEEARTLMAETALKSCRETLAELLEKQVRAAREAKEEYKKLEDARKRMNSLEIPDLFNQKTESSEKGTSDLVYKSETSRKEVSEAIESLQEKIKEQLDGNSIESLTVTQLVEKIDGLVNKVVNMETTVSTQTILIDRLRGEAVDFQKKIKNFEEVNKATTTVSKENLTTQVEDIEKRWNDIRNINQDLENHNSTLRTSIAEARCNLDQLSEKLNTVKSDEEDEEEEGTDSPQSEAESLSEFDPKENIEKKAEDPLGSGDHSLTSTSSASSVTGGEQEVKTEAEKQDPNASSVTGGEQEVKTEAEKQDPNAAATVAKKEEEDAASKKIEETLDKAAPKKIEKTLDKFASKKNEKTLDKFASKKNEKTLDKFASKKNEKTLDKLGSKTIEKTLDKLGSKTIEKTLDKLGSKTIEKTGSKAASKKIEKTETSTSPQSGDSDSRKEAEIIMDNEDDADWREALLNGMGDKERAMLKEYKTVLRSYKELKKRLAEMEKKDRDCEFEFTLQIRELKTAIAKRDEEIHQLRQKVNADNKESKEVKPPPPAPVLTAKAPESRTQSSEDEDNDDDEYDDFKIPTMHKPALSPVEEKLRMEIDAILDENLEFWLRFSSSFHQVQKFKTTVQDLQHELSKVKQKKSTQENCVETQDLRTEVRPIFKHLREIHTELTVWVDQSVALKDELKRRSSSLYHIQEEITKALKEGVEGEEIQFSSHQAAKFQGEVLNMKQENNKVSEELQAGVDHVTILQLDVEKTLKRLGQEFGLGGGKPNLTHSTSKNKIPLGSFIFGNKPPKKQKKSVFGSFNPNKKYQGLKELL; translated from the exons ATGTTACAAAGGGCTGCAAGCAATGCCTACTCATGGTGGTGGGCAAGCCACATTAGGACTAAGCAATCCAAATGGCTTGAAGAGAGCCTTCAAG ATATGGAGGAAAAGGTGTTTCACATGGTGAAGCTCATTTCTGAAGACGGAGACTCGTTTGCAAAAAGAGCAGAGATGTACTACAAGAGACGGCCGGAGCTTATAAACTTCATCGAAGAATCTTATCGCGCTTTTAGGTCGTTGGCGGAGAGGTACGACAAGTTATCCAAGGATTTGCAGAGCGCAAACCATACTCTAGCCACTCTCTGCCCTGAACAATTTCAGATGGAGATGGATGAAGACGAGGAGTTCGGCTCACCTAAAGCCCGCCGGAACTTCCGGCCAGTCCAGCGCCCGGGGACGAACATCCCGAAGGCGCCGGCTAAGAAACTGAAAGTGGTTATAACAACCGCGGCCGTGTCTAACAAACTGCAGCCGAAGAAACCGGAGACGCCGGAGATTGTGAAGAAAACTACTCCGAAATCGGGACTGACGATGAACCAAGCAACCGAGGAGATCGATAAGCTGCAGAAGGAGATTCTGAAGCTGCAAACCTCGAAGGAGTTCGTGAAGAATTCGTTCCAGAGCGGGCAAGCCAGGTACAAGGGGATGGAGAATCAGATCGATGAAATGCAGCAGAGAGTGTGCAAATTGCAGGACGAATTCGGGGTGAGTAAGGCGATCGAGGACGAGGAGGCGCGGACTTTGATGGCGGAAACCGCGCTGAAATCATGCCGAGAAACCCTAGCGGAGCTGCTGGAGAAGCAGGTGAGAGCCGCGAGAGAGGCGAAAGAAGAATACAAGAAGCTTGAAGACGCTCGCAAGAGGATGAATTCTCTCGAGATTCCGGATCTTTTTAATCAGAAGACGGAATCAAGCGAAAAAGGCACTAGTGACCTGGTTTACAAGTCAGAAACCTCGAGAAAAGAAGTGAGTGAAGCCATAGAATCATTGCAGGAGAAAATCAAGGAACAGCTTGATGGAAACTCCATTGAATCTCTCACTGTGACTCAACTAGTAGAGAAGATTGACGGGCTTGTGAATAAAGTGGTAAACATGGAAACTACAGTTTCTACTCAGACAATTCTGATAGACAGATTGAGAGGAGAAGCCGTTGATTTCCAGAAAAAGATTAAGAACTTTGAGGAGGTCAACAAGGCAACAACAACAGTCTCCAAAGAAAATCTCACCACCCAAGTAGAGGATATAGAGAAAAGGTGGAATGATATCAGGAATATAAACCAAGATCTTGAAAACCACAACAGCACCCTCAGGACTAGCATTGCTGAAGCACGCTGCAATCTTGATCAATTGTCTGAGAAACTGAATACTGTGAAATCAGACGAGGAAGACGAAGAGGAGGAGGGTACAGATTCACCACAAAGTGAAGCCGAGTCCCTTTCTGAATTCGATCCAAAGgaaaatattgaaaagaaaGCAGAAGATCCTCTGGGTTCAGGCGATCATTCTTTAACTTCAACCTCCAGTGCCTCCTCTGTAACAGGAGGAGAGCAAGAAGTTAAAACAGAAGCTGAAAAGCAAGATCCCAATGCCTCCTCTGTAACAGGAGGAGAGCAAGAAGTTAAAACAGAAGCTGAAAAGCAAGATCCCAATGCAGCTGCTACTGTTGctaaaaaagaagaggaagatgcAGCATCAAAGAAAATTGAGGAGACTCTGGATAAAGCAGCACCAAAGAAAATTGAGAAGACTCTGGATAAATTTGCatcaaagaaaaatgagaagACTCTGGATAAATTTGCatcaaagaaaaatgagaagACTCTGGATAAATTTGCatcaaagaaaaatgagaagACTCTGGATAAATTAGGATCAAAGACAATAGAGAAGACTCTGGATAAATTAGGATCAAAGACAATAGAGAAGACTCTGGATAAATTAGGATCAAAGACAATAGAGAAGACTGGGAGTAAAGCAGCATCAAAGAAAATTGAGAAGACGGAGACGAGTACTTCGCCTCAATCTGGAGATAGTGATTCGAGGAAGGAAGCAGAAATAATCATGGATAACGAAGATGATGCAGACTGGCGGGAGGCATTGTTGAACGGGATGGGGGACAAAGAAAGAGCTATGCTAAAAGAATATAAAACGGTTCTCAGGAGTTATAAAGAGCTGAAGAAGAGGCTGGCagaaatggagaagaaagaTAGGGACTGCGAGTTTGAATTCACATTGCAGATTAGGGAGTTGAAAACTGCAATTGCAAAGAGGGATGAAGAGATTCACCAATTACGTCAAAAGGTGAATGCTGACAACAAAGAATCAAAGGAAGTGAAGCCACCACCACCAGCACCTGTTCTAACTGCAAAAGCACCAGAATCAAGAACCCAGTCCTCAGAAGATGaggataatgatgatgatgaatatgATGACTTCAAGATACCCACCATGCATAAACCTGCGCTCTCCCCCGTAGAAGAAAAGCTCCGGATGGAAATTGATGCAATACTAGACGAAAATCTGGAGTTCTGGCTAAGGTTCAGCTCCTCGTTTCATCAGGTACAGAAATTCAAGACAACAGTCCAGGATTTGCAGCATGAACTATCCAAAGTCAAACAAAAGAAATCAACGCAAGAAAACTGTGTTGAGACACAAGATCTCAGAACAGAGGTCCGCCCAATATTCAAACACCTTAGGGAGATACACACCGAACTTACAGTATGGGTAGACCAAAGCGTGGCACTGAAGGATGAACTTAAGCGCAGGTCATCATCTCTGTATCACATCCAGGAGGAAATCACGAAAGCTCTGAAAGAAGGAGTTGAAGGCGAAGAAATCCAATTCAGCAGTCACCAAGCTGCAAAGTTCCAAGGTGAAGTCCTGAACATGAAGCAAGAAAACAACAAAGTCAGTGAGGAACTGCAAGCAGGAGTGGATCATGTAACCATACTTCAATTGGATGTGGAGAAGACACTCAAAAGGCTGGGCCAGGAGTTTGGGCTTGGTGGAGGTAAACCAAACTTGACACACTcaacaagtaaaaataaaattcctctAGGCTCATTCATTTTTGGAAACAAACCCCCCAAGAAACAGAAGAAATCTGTTTTTGGATCCTTTAATCCCAACAAAAAGTACCAGGGCTTGAAAGAGCTGTTATAG
- the LOC116020522 gene encoding kinase-interacting protein 1-like yields the protein MDNEDDADWREALLNGMGDKERAMLKEYKTVLRSYKELKKRLAEMEKKDRDCEFEFTLQIRELKTAIAKRDEEIHQLRQKVNADNKESKEVKPPPPAPVLTAKAPESRTQSSEDEDNDDDEYDDFKIPTMHKPALSPVEEKLRMEIDAILDENLEFWLRFSSSFHQVQKFKTTVQDLQHELSKVKQKKSTQENCVETQDLRTEVRPIFKHLREIHTELTVWVDQSVALKDELKRRSSSLYHIQEEITKALKEGVEGEEIQFSSHQAAKFQGEVLNMKQENNKVSEELQAGVDHVTILQLDVEKTLKRLGQEFGLGGGKPNLTHSTSKNKIPLGSFIFGNKPPKKQKKSVFGSFNPNKKYQGLKELL from the coding sequence ATGGATAACGAAGATGATGCAGACTGGCGGGAGGCATTGTTGAACGGGATGGGGGACAAAGAAAGAGCTATGCTAAAAGAATATAAAACGGTTCTCAGGAGTTATAAAGAGCTGAAGAAGAGGCTGGCagaaatggagaagaaagaTAGGGACTGCGAGTTTGAATTCACATTGCAGATTAGGGAGTTGAAAACTGCAATTGCAAAGAGGGATGAAGAGATTCACCAATTACGTCAAAAGGTGAATGCTGACAACAAAGAATCAAAGGAAGTGAAGCCACCACCACCAGCACCTGTTCTAACTGCAAAAGCACCAGAATCAAGAACCCAGTCCTCAGAAGATGaggataatgatgatgatgaatatgATGACTTCAAGATACCCACCATGCATAAACCTGCGCTCTCCCCCGTAGAAGAAAAGCTCCGGATGGAAATTGATGCAATACTAGACGAAAATCTGGAGTTCTGGCTAAGGTTCAGCTCCTCGTTTCATCAGGTACAGAAATTCAAGACAACAGTCCAGGATTTGCAGCATGAACTATCCAAAGTCAAACAAAAGAAATCAACGCAAGAAAACTGTGTTGAGACACAAGATCTCAGAACAGAGGTCCGCCCAATATTCAAACACCTTAGGGAGATACACACCGAACTTACAGTATGGGTAGACCAAAGCGTGGCACTGAAGGATGAACTTAAGCGCAGGTCATCATCTCTGTATCACATCCAGGAGGAAATCACGAAAGCTCTGAAAGAAGGAGTTGAAGGCGAAGAAATCCAATTCAGCAGTCACCAAGCTGCAAAGTTCCAAGGTGAAGTCCTGAACATGAAGCAAGAAAACAACAAAGTCAGTGAGGAACTGCAAGCAGGAGTGGATCATGTAACCATACTTCAATTGGATGTGGAGAAGACACTCAAAAGGCTGGGCCAGGAGTTTGGGCTTGGTGGAGGTAAACCAAACTTGACACACTcaacaagtaaaaataaaattcctctAGGCTCATTCATTTTTGGAAACAAACCCCCCAAGAAACAGAAGAAATCTGTTTTTGGATCCTTTAATCCCAACAAAAAGTACCAGGGCTTGAAAGAGCTGTTATAG
- the LOC116018742 gene encoding nicotinamidase 1-like, protein MGMAAKVAQMDWLRGEIPVGDDDEGPLLLSDDGKTGLVLVDIVNGFCTVGAGNLAPQKQDKQIDRMVGEAVKLATMFCCKKKWPVFAFLDTHHPDIPEHPYPPHCIAGTPEAELVPDLVWLEDQPNVTLRRKGCIDGFLGSLERDGTNVFVNWVKSNGIKSILVLGICTDICVLDFVCSTLSARNSGMLSPLEDVIVYSPGCATYDLPVDVAKNIKGALPHPQEMMHHIGLYMAKGRGAKIVSEVLFETPEET, encoded by the exons ATGGGGATGGCGGCGAAGGTGGCGCAGATGGATTGGCTGAGGGGCGAGATTCCGGTGGGAGATGATGATGAGGGGCCTCTGCTACTCTCCGACGACGGCAAGACTGGTCTTGTGCTCGTTGACATCGTCAACGGCTTCTGCACCGTCGGCGCTGGCAACCTG GCTCCACAAAAGCAGGATAAACAAATTGATAGAATGGTGGGTGAGGCAGTAAAGCTTGCCACCATGTTCTGCTGTAAAAAGAAATGGCCTGTTTTTGCTTTTCTTGACACTCATCATCCTGACATTCCTGAGCACCCATATCCTCCTCACTGCATAGCTGGAACTCCTGAAGCTGAATTGGTTCCTG ATTTGGTGTGGTTGGAGGATCAACCTAACGTGACGCTTCGCCGTAAGGGTTGTATTGATGGATTCCTTGGTTCTCTTGAGAGAGATGGCACCAATGTATTTGTAAACTGGGTGAAGAGCAACGGGATCAAATCC ATATTGGTTCTAGGAATATGTACAGACATATGTGTTCTTGATTTCGTGTGTTCTACCTTATCTGCAAGAAACAGTGGGATGCTCTCCCCGCTGGAAGATGTGATCGTATATTCCCCTGGCTGTGCTACTTATGATCTTCCAGTTGATGTTGCTAAAAACATCAAAGGGGCGTTGCCTCATCCACAG GAAATGATGCATCATATAGGCCTTTACATGGCCAAAGGGAGGGGAGCAAAGATAGTATCAGAAGTCTTATTCGAGACCCCGGAAGAAACCTAA
- the LOC116021294 gene encoding uncharacterized protein LOC116021294 produces the protein MAVSLSRFTWWWWGGKDKEPAPSGSSVQDWGFGFREQGDSLKFNPVRGPGPNVTSPSRKVKRKWKSREERRRVDKEYDMVLVPSDGACLTGSESDDSDWSIGWLEPHAPGFQSDDEAEDSFGVLVPCYRNGCKALEVEEESSNRFSSAIKSLPIEYSTDAKEYMEQWLSSLNNF, from the exons ATGGCTGTTTCTCTGTCTCGTTTCAcatggtggtggtggggtgGAAAAGATAAAGAGCCTGCACCTAGTGGGTCTTCTGTGCAAGATTGGGGGTTCGGGTTCCGGGAGCAAGGCGATAGTTTGAAGTTCAATCCGGTGAGGGGTCCCGGCCCCAATGTGACCTCTCCATCTAGGAAGgtgaagagaaaatggaagagTAGGGAAGAGAGGAGAAGGGTAGATAAGGAGTATGATATGGTGTTGGTGCCATCTGATGGTGCCTGTTTAACTGGATCCGAATCCGATGACTCGGACTGGTCAATTGGGTGGCTAGAACCTCATGCCCCTGGTTTCCAGAGTGATGACGAGGCCGAGGATAGTTTTGGGGTGCTGGTTCCTTGCTATCGGAATGGATGCAAGGCACTCGAGGTTGAGGAGGAGTCAAGTAATCGGTTTTCGAGTGCCATTAAGAGCCTTCCTATTGAGTACTCTACTG ATGCCAAGGAATACATGGAGCAGTGGCTTTCCTCGCTAAATAATTTTTGA